In Dyadobacter sp. NIV53, a single window of DNA contains:
- a CDS encoding T9SS type A sorting domain-containing protein — MVYQRNEDGIATIFITGTCTTQVDYIEARLVNRPGEPGKAVNWTQIDDNLENGVFSGSLKAKGGRFDLEVRGIKKREQTGSKVTVEKVGIGEVFLIVGHSNAAVANSTMIGAASDLVNSINTRADTSLYQQYLQTGNPDFMPPLKPTNLCLECGIAPMAEYPWFWSQLGDLLVDTLHVPVLFYSAAFGGSNMGHFYKAAYNIPFVHTFINYDIRMPYVNIRNAMNEYASKTGLRAILSAHGINDIDTTGAGFYFRSLKVIEKTREESEYMQLAWMIATSCYNNGIVQEITDAQDSLINRVTNAFRGADLNQIDNSGRYDGAHFNESGQKLAAELWRDAITNRKTDVLKNAHPLMAKAPSLPDPPLPVTLIEFEGTALPNGHNRIKWVTVSETNNDYFEILKSDDAKNFLSISKIKGNGDSNIKSIYIFNDESVSNKITYYRLNQVDFNGTTTESRIISIKPIIRKADHIPFPNPAQNIVKISNIGDINIKELILYDMKGKLILKKEKTNQVDISNLTNGNYIIQISTDSGECIKRKITKM; from the coding sequence ATGGTCTATCAAAGAAATGAGGATGGGATTGCGACCATTTTTATTACCGGAACCTGTACAACCCAGGTGGATTATATTGAGGCACGCCTGGTAAATCGTCCGGGCGAACCTGGCAAAGCTGTGAACTGGACTCAAATTGACGATAACCTGGAAAACGGGGTATTCAGCGGATCACTAAAGGCAAAAGGAGGCAGGTTTGATCTTGAAGTCAGGGGTATAAAAAAACGGGAACAGACCGGAAGCAAAGTTACAGTGGAGAAGGTTGGCATTGGGGAAGTGTTCCTCATCGTTGGACATTCCAACGCGGCTGTTGCCAATAGTACTATGATCGGGGCAGCCAGCGATCTGGTCAATTCAATTAATACAAGAGCCGATACATCCTTGTATCAGCAATATCTTCAGACTGGAAACCCCGATTTTATGCCACCATTAAAACCAACAAATCTATGCCTGGAATGTGGCATTGCACCTATGGCAGAATATCCCTGGTTTTGGTCACAACTAGGTGATCTTTTGGTCGATACTCTCCATGTACCCGTTTTATTTTACAGTGCAGCGTTTGGCGGAAGTAACATGGGGCATTTTTATAAGGCAGCATATAACATTCCTTTTGTACATACTTTTATCAACTATGATATTCGTATGCCCTATGTGAACATCAGGAATGCAATGAATGAATATGCATCCAAAACCGGTTTAAGAGCAATACTTTCAGCCCATGGAATCAATGATATCGATACAACCGGTGCAGGGTTTTATTTCCGGAGCCTGAAAGTAATCGAAAAAACAAGGGAGGAATCAGAATACATGCAACTGGCATGGATGATTGCCACGTCGTGTTATAACAATGGTATAGTGCAGGAAATTACAGATGCACAGGATTCACTGATCAATCGCGTTACAAATGCTTTTCGCGGAGCAGACCTAAACCAGATCGATAATTCGGGAAGATATGACGGTGCACATTTCAATGAATCAGGCCAAAAACTTGCGGCCGAACTATGGAGAGATGCTATTACCAATCGGAAAACAGATGTACTTAAAAATGCGCATCCGCTAATGGCAAAAGCGCCATCATTACCGGATCCTCCATTACCGGTAACCCTCATTGAATTTGAGGGAACAGCATTGCCAAACGGCCATAACCGGATTAAATGGGTCACGGTTTCTGAAACCAATAATGATTATTTTGAAATATTAAAAAGCGACGATGCTAAAAATTTCTTGTCAATTAGTAAAATAAAAGGAAATGGTGATAGCAACATAAAAAGCATTTATATATTCAACGATGAATCAGTTTCAAATAAAATAACGTATTATCGTTTAAATCAGGTAGATTTTAATGGTACGACCACCGAATCAAGGATTATTTCAATTAAACCAATTATTAGAAAAGCAGATCATATACCATTCCCAAACCCGGCACAAAATATTGTTAAAATATCTAATATAGGAGATATAAATATTAAAGAACTCATTTTGTACGACATGAAAGGAAAATTAATATTGAAAAAAGAAAAAACCAACCAGGTTGATATTTCTAATTTAACTAATGGAAATTATATAATACAAATTTCAACTGATTCCGGTGAATGCATTAAAAGAAAAATAACCAAGATGTAA
- a CDS encoding PVC-type heme-binding CxxCH protein: protein MAASGSDLKAQELKISGDQDTTHIDRDYKLEATMLGFFGTDGSRNPTLRANKGDRVRIKITNGELMTHDIALEELGLKSKVILEKGTSANLVFTAVQSDTYFCSVPGHRAAGMVGNFEVVEGAVSQTTIAGQLPMKDGKSLNLNFESGSLNDWTATGDAFSNPLFTQDPSPVHEKEMHIGFEGKYFLSSGGTANYKLTGTLTSVPFKVTQPFAAFRVSGGALQDTRVELLLAGTDSIIYHITGQGRATLQPAVVDLKAYLNKEIFIRIIDNETGISQIPYIADDKWAHINFDEFLFYPSRPDFPNELKQKDIIILPPLDPVLHAGLSGIEAAKAMTLPKGFKINLAAAEPDIIRPISFTIDARGRLWVVEGHTYPVPAPEGQGKDRILIFEDTDGDGTLDKKIIFTEGLNLVSGIEVGMGGVWLGAAPYLLFIPIDAKNDKPAGPPQKLLDGWGLDDTHEVLNNLRWGPDGWLYGTHGVFTHSKVGKPSASDDQRTKLNAGVWRYHPTTHKFEMFAEGSSNPWGIDFNDYGHPFITVCVIPHMYHIIQGARYQRQAGNHFNPYTYDDIKTIADHVHWVGERGPHAGNFRSASAGGGHAHAGAMIYLGGNSWPKEYRNDIFMNNINGAKLNIDHLERVGSGYAATHKNDFLAMNDSWSQWLNFKYDQAGSVFAIDWYDKNQCHSPNPEVHNKTMGRIFKITHENDKWVRVDLTKATDMELVNYQLNPNEWYVRQARTILQERGPNKKVHKALKEILARNPDVTRKIRAMWTLHVTKGFNEKELTDLLSNDSEYVRSWAVQLLTENKNVTPETLKHFTALAQNDNSALVRLYLTSAMLRLEPAQRWDVLDALVQKGEDKDDHNLPLMVWYAAEPLAAVDMKRFLLMAEKAKFPKFLPYTIQRVAALGTEDSKKALKELNDKLGKMDSHENHESMELIGKVLGK, encoded by the coding sequence ATGGCAGCATCCGGGAGTGATCTTAAGGCACAGGAACTAAAAATTTCAGGGGATCAGGATACCACTCACATTGACCGTGATTACAAACTGGAAGCAACCATGCTTGGGTTTTTCGGTACAGACGGTTCGCGCAATCCTACTTTGCGTGCCAACAAGGGTGACCGTGTCCGAATAAAAATCACAAATGGGGAGCTTATGACGCATGATATTGCACTGGAAGAACTTGGTTTAAAAAGTAAGGTTATTCTGGAAAAAGGTACAAGTGCAAATCTTGTGTTTACTGCCGTACAAAGTGATACTTATTTCTGCTCGGTTCCCGGACATCGCGCAGCCGGAATGGTCGGGAATTTTGAAGTGGTTGAAGGTGCAGTGTCACAGACAACCATCGCAGGACAATTACCAATGAAAGACGGAAAATCGTTAAACCTGAACTTTGAATCAGGATCATTGAATGACTGGACTGCAACCGGCGATGCTTTTTCAAATCCTTTATTCACGCAGGATCCTTCTCCGGTCCATGAAAAGGAAATGCATATCGGCTTTGAAGGGAAATATTTTTTGAGCAGCGGCGGAACTGCAAACTATAAATTAACAGGAACGTTAACATCAGTGCCCTTTAAAGTTACGCAGCCATTTGCTGCATTCAGGGTTTCGGGCGGAGCTTTGCAGGATACCCGCGTGGAACTGTTACTTGCCGGAACAGACAGTATTATTTACCACATCACAGGGCAGGGGCGCGCCACATTACAGCCCGCTGTGGTTGATCTGAAAGCTTATCTGAATAAAGAAATATTTATCAGGATTATTGATAATGAAACCGGCATATCACAAATCCCATACATAGCGGATGACAAATGGGCGCATATTAATTTCGATGAATTCCTTTTTTATCCATCCCGTCCTGATTTTCCGAATGAACTGAAACAAAAAGACATCATCATTTTACCGCCACTCGATCCTGTACTACATGCAGGGCTTTCCGGGATAGAAGCTGCAAAAGCGATGACACTTCCCAAGGGTTTTAAAATTAACCTGGCAGCTGCCGAACCTGATATCATTCGTCCGATCAGTTTTACGATAGATGCCCGCGGCAGGCTTTGGGTGGTTGAAGGGCACACGTATCCAGTTCCGGCACCGGAAGGACAGGGCAAAGACCGGATACTGATTTTTGAAGACACAGATGGCGACGGAACACTGGATAAAAAAATAATATTTACGGAAGGATTGAATCTGGTAAGTGGAATTGAAGTCGGCATGGGTGGTGTATGGCTGGGTGCTGCGCCTTATTTACTGTTTATCCCCATTGATGCAAAAAATGATAAACCTGCCGGTCCGCCGCAAAAACTGCTCGACGGATGGGGGCTGGATGATACCCACGAGGTGCTCAACAATCTGAGATGGGGGCCGGATGGCTGGTTATACGGCACACACGGGGTTTTTACGCATTCCAAAGTGGGCAAGCCAAGTGCATCCGACGACCAGCGAACTAAATTAAATGCTGGTGTGTGGCGCTATCATCCGACCACACACAAATTTGAAATGTTTGCCGAAGGTTCCAGCAATCCCTGGGGAATTGATTTCAATGATTACGGACATCCTTTCATAACGGTTTGTGTGATTCCGCATATGTATCATATTATACAGGGAGCACGCTACCAGCGTCAGGCTGGAAATCATTTTAATCCATATACTTATGATGATATTAAAACCATTGCTGACCACGTACACTGGGTAGGGGAGCGCGGCCCTCATGCGGGTAACTTCCGGTCGGCTTCGGCAGGCGGCGGCCATGCACATGCCGGGGCGATGATATACCTGGGTGGAAACTCCTGGCCAAAAGAATACCGCAATGATATTTTTATGAATAATATCAATGGTGCCAAACTAAACATTGACCATCTTGAAAGGGTAGGATCGGGCTACGCGGCAACGCATAAAAATGATTTCCTGGCTATGAACGATTCCTGGTCGCAATGGCTCAATTTTAAATATGATCAGGCTGGTTCCGTATTTGCGATCGATTGGTACGACAAAAACCAATGTCACAGCCCTAACCCTGAGGTTCATAACAAAACCATGGGACGGATTTTCAAGATCACGCATGAAAATGATAAATGGGTACGCGTGGATCTGACAAAAGCTACGGACATGGAACTTGTAAATTACCAGCTTAATCCAAATGAATGGTATGTAAGGCAGGCAAGAACCATATTGCAGGAACGCGGGCCGAATAAAAAGGTGCATAAAGCATTGAAAGAAATACTGGCCAGGAATCCTGATGTTACGCGCAAAATTCGTGCTATGTGGACGCTCCATGTGACCAAAGGATTTAACGAAAAAGAACTTACCGATCTGCTTTCCAATGACAGCGAATATGTAAGAAGCTGGGCAGTTCAGTTATTGACAGAAAATAAAAACGTTACACCTGAAACACTGAAACATTTTACAGCACTTGCACAAAACGATAACTCTGCACTGGTAAGATTATACCTGACGTCTGCAATGCTAAGACTTGAACCTGCACAGCGATGGGACGTCCTGGATGCCCTGGTTCAAAAAGGGGAAGATAAGGACGATCATAATCTGCCGCTGATGGTTTGGTACGCTGCTGAACCTTTGGCGGCTGTTGATATGAAACGCTTTTTGCTAATGGCAGAAAAGGCGAAATTTCCAAAGTTTTTGCCATATACGATACAGCGTGTGGCAGCTTTGGGTACAGAAGATTCTAAAAAAGCATTAAAAGAACTTAACGATAAATTGGGGAAAATGGATTCACACGAAAATCATGAAAGTATGGAATTGATTGGAAAAGTATTAGGGAAATAA